The segment GCTCATCCGCCGGGATGTGATTCACCAGCGATTTCATGAACGTGGTCTTGCCGCTGCCGGTGGCGCCGGCTACGACGATGTTCTTCTTGTTGAGCACCGCGTGGCGGAAGAAATCCGCGTAACGGCGTTCCGCGCGCAGCTCCAGCAGTTCCTGGTCGGCCTGGCTGATGGTGTTGGCACCTTCCAGGATTTCATTGAAGAAGCCGTCGTCGCTGTACTGGGCAAGGGTTCGCGTCTGCTTCGAGGGCAGGCGGATGGTGATCGACACCCGGCCCGCCTCACACGCCGGCGGCACGACGAACTGCGCGCGCTGACCGGTGGGAAAGGTGAGTGACACGACCGGATCCACATCGGTGATGCGCTGGCCGGTGTTGCTCTCGTTCACCACGGCCGTGCAGAACTGCCGCGCCCGCTCAAACGTGAGCGACGGCACTTCCACGCGCTGCCAGCCACCCCGGCGTTCGAGGTACAGCTCGCCAGGGCGGTTGATGCAGATTTCCGTGACGTCCGGCTCGGCAAGGAAATCCTTCACGCCCAGTACTTCGTACTGGTACTCGAGGAAGTCGTTGCCGACGGCGGCCAGTGCGCTTTCCATTCCCTTCCTCAGTACCGCGCCACGACGCCGTTGAAATCCACATCCTTGGCCACGTAGATGGCAAGGACCGTGCCCTGGTTGATCGTGACCGTGGCAGGGCGGTTGGCAGCGCGCTGCACCGCCTGGTTCGCCAGCATCTGGATCGTCGCCGCGGTGTTGCTCTCAAACGGGGTCTGCGTCACCACGCCGTTGCTGATCGTCGTCTGGCTCGGGCCGTGTTCGGCGGCCTCGTACTTGAAGGCGTCGCTGAGCAGGCTGATGAGGAGGGCCGAGCCGATACGGCTGCCCCAGTGAGCGTTGTACTGGCCCGGATGGCCGGCACCGCCCAGTGTGTCGATACCCGGGCTGGCCATGTTCACGTCGATACCGGTGGGCGTGACGATGCGGTCCCAGATGACCGCGACACGCGGGCCATCGGGCTCCATCTCGTACTTGCCCAGCACCTTCGAACCCTTCGGCAGCAGCAGGCGCTTGCCGCTGAACGAGTACACCGGTTCCGTCACGACACACGAGGTGAAGCCGGGGATGTCGGTGATGATCCGGGTTTCGAGTACGCAGCGGATGAACGTGCCGCGCAGCATCAGGGTGTCCGGATGGGAGAGCGGCGATGCGCTCGAGGCGCCATCCAGGCCCTTCGCCGTGTAGGCGAGGTTGCCATTGCTGCTCATGCGCGGTGCGGTCGGCGCCGCCGCGTCGCTATTGGGCAGCATGTAGCCGGCCATCGGCGAACCGGGGGCGCCAAAGCCAGGCGGGCCACCGGCGCCACCGGCGCCGTCGCTGTTGCCCACGCCCGTGGTGCCCTGGCCGGCAGCGGCGATACGACGCTCAAGGAGCGTCGGGCCGCGCGGCGCCTCGGGCATCTGCTGCTTCGGCTCCGGCGGGAGCGGGGCAGGTGCAAGCTGGATGGCCTGGGCCGGCGGCGTGGCAGGCACCGGGGTTGGCGTCGGCATCGGCGGCGGCGCCATCGGTGCGTCCGGCACGGTGACGGTTTCGTCGCGCGGCTTCGGCTTTTCCTTGGTAGAACCCATGCCGCCGAACGCCCACACACCAATGACGATCAGCAGCAACGCGATGGCACCAAGGAGGCCCAACGCGCGACGGTTCATCCGCTGCATGTCGTTGGAGGTCAGGTGCGGGGCATTGCTGTCCAGGTCGGGTGCGGCGGACTGCCGGGTCTGCGATGCGTACGGATTACCGGCGAGCGGGTCATGCTGCTCGGCACGCTGATCCGCCGGCGGCACGTGGCCGTCGTTCGAATCGTCTTCCGGGTGGTAAGGATTGTTCGGGCTCACTTCTTCGTGTTCCTTCGCAGACCGACGGCGTTGTCACCGTGGCGAATAACCAGATACGGATACGTGCCGTGGACGACGATGGTGCTGCCCTCCACGGTGGTGTTCACCAC is part of the Luteibacter pinisoli genome and harbors:
- the virB11 gene encoding P-type DNA transfer ATPase VirB11, with the protein product MESALAAVGNDFLEYQYEVLGVKDFLAEPDVTEICINRPGELYLERRGGWQRVEVPSLTFERARQFCTAVVNESNTGQRITDVDPVVSLTFPTGQRAQFVVPPACEAGRVSITIRLPSKQTRTLAQYSDDGFFNEILEGANTISQADQELLELRAERRYADFFRHAVLNKKNIVVAGATGSGKTTFMKSLVNHIPADERLVTIEDARELFIDQPNVVHLLYSKGGQSAANVTAKSCMEACLRMKPDRIILAELRGDESFYFIRNCASGHPGSITSCHAGSVEQTWDQLALMVKASTEGAGLEFNTIKRLLMLTIDIVVHIKAHAGRRYITGIDFNPARALSADGG
- a CDS encoding TrbI/VirB10 family protein, which translates into the protein MSPNNPYHPEDDSNDGHVPPADQRAEQHDPLAGNPYASQTRQSAAPDLDSNAPHLTSNDMQRMNRRALGLLGAIALLLIVIGVWAFGGMGSTKEKPKPRDETVTVPDAPMAPPPMPTPTPVPATPPAQAIQLAPAPLPPEPKQQMPEAPRGPTLLERRIAAAGQGTTGVGNSDGAGGAGGPPGFGAPGSPMAGYMLPNSDAAAPTAPRMSSNGNLAYTAKGLDGASSASPLSHPDTLMLRGTFIRCVLETRIITDIPGFTSCVVTEPVYSFSGKRLLLPKGSKVLGKYEMEPDGPRVAVIWDRIVTPTGIDVNMASPGIDTLGGAGHPGQYNAHWGSRIGSALLISLLSDAFKYEAAEHGPSQTTISNGVVTQTPFESNTAATIQMLANQAVQRAANRPATVTINQGTVLAIYVAKDVDFNGVVARY